The following coding sequences are from one Nicotiana tomentosiformis chromosome 3, ASM39032v3, whole genome shotgun sequence window:
- the LOC138908169 gene encoding uncharacterized protein: protein MQDGRVIAYASRQLKVNEKNYPVHDLELAAVVHDLKIWRHYLKANVVADALSSRAESLGNLAYLQAAERTLALDVQALANLFVRLDVSEPSQVLACVVFQSSLYDRIRDHQYDDPYLLVLKDTVQHGDAKEVTIGNDGALRM, encoded by the exons ATGCAGGACggcagggtgattgcctatgcgtctagacagttgaaggtgaatgaaaagaactatcctgtccacgaccttgaattAGCAGCTGTTGTTCAtgacttgaagatttggcggcactattt gaaggccaatgtggtggcagatgccttgagtagccgggcggagagtttggggaaccTAGCATATCTACAAGCAGCAGAGAGGACATtggctttggatgttcaggctttggccaacttgtttgttagattggatgtttctgagccgagtcaagtTTTGGCGTGTGTGGTTTTTCAGTCTTCTCTTTACGATCGTATCAGGGaccatcagtatgatgacccctatctgctggtccttaaggacactgttcagcacggtgatgctaaggaggtcactattggaaatgatggtgcattgaggatgtag
- the LOC104102106 gene encoding dof zinc finger protein DOF4.6-like, with product MDTSHWPQGIGLAKAVEPSKPVPVTERKPRPQKEQAINCPRCNSTNTKFCYYNNYSLSQPRYFCKTCRRYWTDGGSLRNVPVGGGSRKNKRSNSSSNNSSSSTSSSYKKIPDLTIPTSSSTQNPKIINEPHDLNLTFNPSTTSNFSNISEFMALPLMNPNSTTSFMSSIMPQISDSNNIMYSSSSTGLPNLHDLKPTLNFSLDGFDNNNGYGSLQGETAGAKLFFPLDDLKNVSTANDDHEFDEQNRGQAAESHGFWNGMLGGGSSW from the exons ATGGATACTTCTCACTGGCCACAG GGCATAGGACTAGCGAAAGCTGTGGAACCCTCAAAGCCAGTGCCAGTAACAGAACGAAAGCCAAGGCCACAAAAAGAACAAGCAATAAATTGTCCAAGATGCAATTCAACAAACACAAAATTCTGTTATTATAACAATTATAGCCTTTCTCAGCCAAGGTATTTTTGCAAAACTTGTAGAAGGTATTGGACTGATGGTGGTTCTTTAAGAAATGTTCCTGTTGGTGGCGgttcaagaaaaaataaaagatctAATTCCTCTTCTAATAATTCCTCATCCTCCACATCATCTTCATACAAGAAAATTCCAGATCTCACAATTCCAACTTCTTCTTCTACTCAAAACCCTAAAATAATAAACGAACCCCATGACCTAAATTTAACATTTAACCCATCCACTACTAGCAATTTCAGTAACATTTCTGAGTTTATGGCCTTACCTTTAATGAACCCAAATTCCACAACTTCATTTATGTCATCTATTATGCCACAGATTTCGGATTCTAATAATATTATGTACTCATCATCATCAACTGGGCTACCTAATTTGCATGATTTGAAGCCTACACTTAATTTTTCTTTGGATGGGTTTGATAATAATAATGGGTATGGAAGTTTACAAGGAGAGACTGCTGGAGCAAAACTGTTTTTCCCTTTGGATGATTTGAAGAATGTTTCAACGGCAAATGATGATCATGAGTTTGATGAACAAAATAGAGGGCAAGCTGCTGAATCTCATGGATTTTGGAATGGAATGTTGGGCGGAGGATCATCTTGGTAA